One Ranitomeya imitator isolate aRanImi1 chromosome 1, aRanImi1.pri, whole genome shotgun sequence DNA window includes the following coding sequences:
- the LOC138681072 gene encoding protein huluwa-like — translation MSIPRGPSRTCPCPVALSPNRGVSWNEVEDGGGGITSYSEQETPQNAAPPNTPAAPQTAPPIMTPKAKFCHKTSTQRKTVGTPLNPLGSMFFDHASRIPLDDTPTRFSANSSFQGPGLDTDFGVSAGVSLHILSSDSDSCSQSWASGMEWDYYDPCYMRKNRLRRETWQNHQLPVICSKQYWV, via the exons ATGTCCATACCCCGTGGCCCCTCAAGGACTTGTCCATGCCCCGTGGCCTTGTCACCAAACAGAGGGGTAAGCTGGAATGAAGTTGAAGACGGGGGAGGTGGCATAACCTCGTACAGCGAGCAAGAGACTCCGCAGAATGCGGCTCCACCCAACACGCCAGCCGCTCCGCAAACAGCCCCTCCG ATAATGACTCCAAAGGCGAAGTTCTGCCATAAGACCAGCACACAGAGGAAGACTGTTGGGACACCACTGAACCCTTTGGGGTCTATGTTCTTTGACCACGCCAGCAGGATCCCCCTGGACGACACGCCAACTCGATTTTCAGCCAACAGCAGCTTCCAGGGTCCAGGGCTGGATACTGACTTTGGGGTCAGTGCAG GTGTCTCTCTGCACATCTTATCCTCagacagtgactcctgctcccagtCCTGGGCCTCGGGGATGGAATGGGATTACTACGACCCCTGTTATATGAGGAAGAACCGGCTCCGAAGAGAAACCTGGCAGAACCACCAGCTCCCAGTCATCTGCAGCAAGCAATACTGGGTATAA